In one Myxocyprinus asiaticus isolate MX2 ecotype Aquarium Trade chromosome 29, UBuf_Myxa_2, whole genome shotgun sequence genomic region, the following are encoded:
- the LOC127419757 gene encoding myelin transcription factor 1-like isoform X6, producing the protein MKIKMSQDTDDKRTRTRSKGIRVPLELVGQEYSCPTPGCDGLGHVSGKYARHRSALGCPLAKKRKLQEAEEYQTASKKKPNPLKLAMDDGFNADSDTNSETEAKDEWAESEEDTADKEVDAKEKTPTSEVMTVDNSQVDQEGNKTTVRDTSSPVRENESEKEQVNTEVTSIQQITMDTETEEELQVAAEIQAREEEVEEEGEDITEEERVTQQLKQTEEPVQTVEEEEEEEEEGGEEETQCLSQKNNSDHQYYSGDFGKVQTKEIGETEKDSEDDDDEEEEEGDEEEELTPVETSESLMAPVTTALAQELEPHMITHSNIEPDHPLGEDEEEEEDDEEERDDASDKASHTVVIELGSEGEEEEEEEEDEGEEEEADEADDEDLDSMSHRSEVTDDSETYDMTRGNLGLLEQAIALKAEQIGRSSEESLSSEQQHYHSPEERMSQAMDITARRGYYGKEGSRSEKKEIKCPTPGCDGTGHVTGLYPHHRSLSGCPHKDRIPPEILAMHENVLKCPTPGCTGQGHVNSNRNTHRSLSGCPIAAAGKHKSLEKQPQPQTSVGDPSTVSLNSDRVLRPMCFVKQLEIPQYGSYRPNAMPATPRANLAKELEKYSKVSFDYATFDVQVFGKRMLAPKMPTCETSTKAFKSKPFPKDSSPSHSLSGVYTKSSSSSTSSGYDYTHDAEAAHMAATAILNLSTRCWERPENLSTSQPDQGSKDMEIEVDENGTLDLSMKKPKREGVRSPDPSSSSSSSSHHHGVTSPHSSHTYQQEEWEGPLDYTKSNRQKEEELEPDEVEYTIHSYASSDEDDEATQESVEDRKYPGEVTTSSYKVKFQPKDCKKEVLLCPTPGCDGSGHITGNYASHRSLSGCPLADKSLRTLMAAHTAELKCPTPGCDGSGHITGNYASHRSLSGCPRAKKGAIKTTPTKDDKEDSELLKCPVPGCDSLGHISGKYATHRSAYGCPLAARRQKEGMLNGTPFSWKAFKSEGPTCPTPGCDGSGHANGSFLTHRSLSGCPRASANKKRARFPGDDYISKKFRASDVLDNDEEIKQLNKEINELNESNSEMEADMANLHTQISSMEKNLKSIEEENKLIEEKNEALFMELSGLSQTLIRSLANIRLPQMQEPITEQNFDTYVDTLTHMFTDKECYQNPDNRALLESINQAVKGIEV; encoded by the exons ATGAAAATAAAG ATGAGCCAAGACACAGATGATAAGCGTACAAGGACACGCTCAAAAGGCATCAGAG TTCCTCTTGAGCTTGTTGGACAAGAATACAG CTGCCCTACCCCAGGATGTGACGGTTTAGGCCATGTCAGTGGAAAGTATGCACGACACAGAAG TGCATTGGGTTGTCCATTGGCTAAGAAAAGAAAACTTCAAGAGGCAGAAGAGTATCAAACAGCCTCTAAAAAGAAGCCCAACCCCCTTAAGCTGGCCATGGATGATGGGTTCAATGCAGACAGTGACACAAACAGTGAAACAGAAGCAAAAGATGAGTGGGCAGAGTCTGAAGAGGACACAGCTGATAAAGAGGTGGATGCAAAGGAAAAGACACCAACGTCAGAAGTAATGACAG TGGATAATTCACAAGTGGACCAAGAAGGGAACAAGACAACTGTCAGAGACACATCAAGTCCAGTGCGAGAGAATGAAAGTGAGAAGGAGCAAGTGAATACTGAGGTCACGTCCATCCAACAAATCACCATGGATACTGAGACTGAGGAGGAGCTTCAGGTTGCCGCAGAGATTCAGGCTCGAGAGGAAGAGGTAGAGGAGGAAGGAGAAGACATTACAGAAGAGGAAAGAGTGACTCAGCAGCTGAAACAGACTGAAGAGCCTGTACAGACagtagaggaagaagaggaggaggaagaggaaggagGAGAAGAGGAAACACAATGTTTGAGCCAGAAGAACAACTCAGACCACCAGTACTACAGTGGAGACTTTGGAAAAGTTCAGACCAAAGAGATTGGGGAGACAGAGAAGGAcagtgaagatgatgatgatgaggaggaggaggaaggggATGAGGAGGAGGAGTTGACCCCGGTAGAAACTTCCGAATCCCTAATGGCCCCTGTCACCACTGCTTTAGCTCAGGAATTAGAACCACACATGATAACACACAGTAACATAGAACCAGACCACCCTCTTGGtgaagatgaggaggaggaggaagatgatGAAGAAGAGAGAGATGATGCTTCGGATAAAGCCTCACACACTGTAGTCATCGAGCTAGGCTCAGagggagaggaagaggaagaagaagaggaagatgaAGGAGAAGAGGAGGAAGCAGATGAAGCAGATGATGAAGATTTGGATAGCATGTCTCATAGATCAGAGGTGACAGATGACTCAGAAACATATGACATGACAAGGGGGAACCTGGGACTGCTGGAACAAGCCATTGCACTAAAAGCTGAGCAGATAGGACGCAGTTCTGAAGAGAGCCTCTCTTCTGAGCAGCAGCACTACCACAGCCCAGAGGAGAGGATGAGTCAGGCAATGGACATCACAGCTCGCAGAGGATACTATGGTAAAG AAGGTTCTAGATCAGAGAAGAAGGAAATAAAGTGCCCCACTCCAGGGTGTGATGGGACAGGTCATGTGACTGGACTATACCCACACCACCGCAGCCTTTCTGGGTGCCCACACAAGGATAGAATCCCTCCAGAGA TCTTGGCAATGCATGAGAACGTACTGAAGTGTCCAACACCTGGATGCACTGGGCAGGGACATGTGAACAGCAACCGCAACACACATCGCAG TCTGTCTGGCTGCCCTATTGCTGCAGCAGGTAAACACAAGAGTCTTGAAAAGCAGCCACAGCCCCAGACCTCTGTCGGTGATCCATCCACTGTTAGCTTAAACTCCGACAGAGTTCTCAG GCCGATGTGTTTTGTGAAGCAGCTGGAGATCCCTCAGTACGGCAGCTACAGGCCCAATGCCATGCCCGCCACTCCTCGTGCCAACCTGGCCAAGGAGCTTGAGAAGTATTCCAAGGTGTCCTTTGACTATGCAACCTTCGATGTGCAGGTGTTTGGCAAGCGCATGCTTGCCCCCAAGATGCCCACCTGCGAAACCTCTACTAAAGCCTTCAAAT CCAAACCATTCCCTAAAGACTCATCCCCTAGCCACAGCCTGTCTGGAGTTTACACTAAAAGCAGCTCCTCTTCCACCTCCAGTGGGTATGACTATACCCATGATGCCGAAGCCGCTCACATGGCTGCCACTGCCATTCTTAACCTGTCCACCCGTTGCTGGGAGAGACCTGAAAACCTCAGCACCAGTCAGCCAGACCAGGGCAGCAAG GACATGGAGATCGAAGTAGATGAAAATGGCACACTGGATCTCAGCATGAAGAAACCCAAGAGGGAAGGAGTCAGGTCACCAGACCCATCCTCatcttcatcgtcatcatctcaCCATCACGGCGTCACCTCACCTCACTCTAGCCACACCTACCAACAAGAAGAGTGGGAGGGGCCTCTGGACTACACCAAGTCAAACCGACAGAAAGAGGAGGAGCTGGAGCCAGATGAG GTGGAGTACACCATACATTCATATGCCTCctctgatgaagatgatgaagccACTCAGGAGAGTGTGGAGGACAGGAAGTACCCTGGTGAAGTCACAACCTCCAGCTATAAGGTCAAGTTCCAGCCAAAGGACTGCAAGAAAGAGGTCTTGTT atgtcCCACCCCTGGTTGTGATGGCAGTGGACATATAACTGGGAACTATGCATCCCATCGCAG TCTCTCTGGTTGTCCCCTTGCTGATAAAAGTCTTCGGACCCTCATGGCTGCCCACACTGCTGAACTCAA ATGCCCTACCCCAGGTTGTGATGGATCAGGCCACATCACTGGAAACTATGCTTCCCATAGAAG TCTGTCTGGATGTCCACGTGCCAAGAAGGGAGCAATCAAAACCACCCCAACTAAGGATGACAAGGAAGACTCTGAGCTCCTAAA GTGCCCGGTGCCAGGTTGTGACAGTCTGGGGCATATCAGTGGGAAATACGCCACCCACCGCAGTGCCTATGGGTGCCCACTGGCAGCACGCCGGCAGAAGGAGGGCATGTTAAATGGCACACCATTCTCCTGGAAGGCCTTTAAGTCTGAGGGCCCAACCTGCCCCACGCCAGGGTGTGATGGATCAGGACATGCCAATGGCAGCTTCCTCACTCATCGCAG TCTATCAGGTTGCCCTAGAGCTTCAGCTAACAAGAAGCGAGCTAGGTTCCCAGGAGATGATTACATCAGCAAGAAATTCAGGGCAAGTGATG TTCTCGACAATGATGAAGAGATAAAACAGCTAAACAAAGAGATCAATGAGCTGAATGAATCCAACTCTGAAATGGAGGCAGACATGGCCAACCTCCACACACAG
- the LOC127419757 gene encoding myelin transcription factor 1-like isoform X5, which yields MKLCKTFLENEFRGQLLSQRWTRGDRVSSCENKRSMKIKMSQDTDDKRTRTRSKGIRVPLELVGQEYSCPTPGCDGLGHVSGKYARHRSALGCPLAKKRKLQEAEEYQTASKKKPNPLKLAMDDGFNADSDTNSETEAKDEWAESEEDTADKEVDAKEKTPTSEVMTVDNSQVDQEGNKTTVRDTSSPVRENESEKEQVNTEVTSIQQITMDTETEEELQVAAEIQAREEEVEEEGEDITEEERVTQQLKQTEEPVQTVEEEEEEEEEGGEEETQCLSQKNNSDHQYYSGDFGKVQTKEIGETEKDSEDDDDEEEEEGDEEEELTPVETSESLMAPVTTALAQELEPHMITHSNIEPDHPLGEDEEEEEDDEEERDDASDKASHTVVIELGSEGEEEEEEEEDEGEEEEADEADDEDLDSMSHRSEVTDDSETYDMTRGNLGLLEQAIALKAEQIGRSSEESLSSEQQHYHSPEERMSQAMDITARRGYYGKEGSRSEKKEIKCPTPGCDGTGHVTGLYPHHRSLSGCPHKDRIPPEILAMHENVLKCPTPGCTGQGHVNSNRNTHRSLSGCPIAAAGKHKSLEKQPQPQTSVGDPSTVSLNSDRVLRPMCFVKQLEIPQYGSYRPNAMPATPRANLAKELEKYSKVSFDYATFDVQVFGKRMLAPKMPTCETSTKAFKSKPFPKDSSPSHSLSGVYTKSSSSSTSSGYDYTHDAEAAHMAATAILNLSTRCWERPENLSTSQPDQGSKDMEIEVDENGTLDLSMKKPKREGVRSPDPSSSSSSSSHHHGVTSPHSSHTYQQEEWEGPLDYTKSNRQKEEELEPDEVEYTIHSYASSDEDDEATQESVEDRKYPGEVTTSSYKVKFQPKDCKKEVLLCPTPGCDGSGHITGNYASHRRCPTPGCDGSGHITGNYASHRSLSGCPRAKKGAIKTTPTKDDKEDSELLKCPVPGCDSLGHISGKYATHRSAYGCPLAARRQKEGMLNGTPFSWKAFKSEGPTCPTPGCDGSGHANGSFLTHRSLSGCPRASANKKRARFPGDDYISKKFRASDVLDNDEEIKQLNKEINELNESNSEMEADMANLHTQISSMEKNLKSIEEENKLIEEKNEALFMELSGLSQTLIRSLANIRLPQMQEPITEQNFDTYVDTLTHMFTDKECYQNPDNRALLESINQAVKGIEV from the exons AGAATGAGTTTAGAGGGCAGCTGCTGAGCCAGAGGTGGACACGAGGGGACAGAGTCAGCAGTTGTGAGAACAAGAGGAGTATGAAAATAAAG ATGAGCCAAGACACAGATGATAAGCGTACAAGGACACGCTCAAAAGGCATCAGAG TTCCTCTTGAGCTTGTTGGACAAGAATACAG CTGCCCTACCCCAGGATGTGACGGTTTAGGCCATGTCAGTGGAAAGTATGCACGACACAGAAG TGCATTGGGTTGTCCATTGGCTAAGAAAAGAAAACTTCAAGAGGCAGAAGAGTATCAAACAGCCTCTAAAAAGAAGCCCAACCCCCTTAAGCTGGCCATGGATGATGGGTTCAATGCAGACAGTGACACAAACAGTGAAACAGAAGCAAAAGATGAGTGGGCAGAGTCTGAAGAGGACACAGCTGATAAAGAGGTGGATGCAAAGGAAAAGACACCAACGTCAGAAGTAATGACAG TGGATAATTCACAAGTGGACCAAGAAGGGAACAAGACAACTGTCAGAGACACATCAAGTCCAGTGCGAGAGAATGAAAGTGAGAAGGAGCAAGTGAATACTGAGGTCACGTCCATCCAACAAATCACCATGGATACTGAGACTGAGGAGGAGCTTCAGGTTGCCGCAGAGATTCAGGCTCGAGAGGAAGAGGTAGAGGAGGAAGGAGAAGACATTACAGAAGAGGAAAGAGTGACTCAGCAGCTGAAACAGACTGAAGAGCCTGTACAGACagtagaggaagaagaggaggaggaagaggaaggagGAGAAGAGGAAACACAATGTTTGAGCCAGAAGAACAACTCAGACCACCAGTACTACAGTGGAGACTTTGGAAAAGTTCAGACCAAAGAGATTGGGGAGACAGAGAAGGAcagtgaagatgatgatgatgaggaggaggaggaaggggATGAGGAGGAGGAGTTGACCCCGGTAGAAACTTCCGAATCCCTAATGGCCCCTGTCACCACTGCTTTAGCTCAGGAATTAGAACCACACATGATAACACACAGTAACATAGAACCAGACCACCCTCTTGGtgaagatgaggaggaggaggaagatgatGAAGAAGAGAGAGATGATGCTTCGGATAAAGCCTCACACACTGTAGTCATCGAGCTAGGCTCAGagggagaggaagaggaagaagaagaggaagatgaAGGAGAAGAGGAGGAAGCAGATGAAGCAGATGATGAAGATTTGGATAGCATGTCTCATAGATCAGAGGTGACAGATGACTCAGAAACATATGACATGACAAGGGGGAACCTGGGACTGCTGGAACAAGCCATTGCACTAAAAGCTGAGCAGATAGGACGCAGTTCTGAAGAGAGCCTCTCTTCTGAGCAGCAGCACTACCACAGCCCAGAGGAGAGGATGAGTCAGGCAATGGACATCACAGCTCGCAGAGGATACTATGGTAAAG AAGGTTCTAGATCAGAGAAGAAGGAAATAAAGTGCCCCACTCCAGGGTGTGATGGGACAGGTCATGTGACTGGACTATACCCACACCACCGCAGCCTTTCTGGGTGCCCACACAAGGATAGAATCCCTCCAGAGA TCTTGGCAATGCATGAGAACGTACTGAAGTGTCCAACACCTGGATGCACTGGGCAGGGACATGTGAACAGCAACCGCAACACACATCGCAG TCTGTCTGGCTGCCCTATTGCTGCAGCAGGTAAACACAAGAGTCTTGAAAAGCAGCCACAGCCCCAGACCTCTGTCGGTGATCCATCCACTGTTAGCTTAAACTCCGACAGAGTTCTCAG GCCGATGTGTTTTGTGAAGCAGCTGGAGATCCCTCAGTACGGCAGCTACAGGCCCAATGCCATGCCCGCCACTCCTCGTGCCAACCTGGCCAAGGAGCTTGAGAAGTATTCCAAGGTGTCCTTTGACTATGCAACCTTCGATGTGCAGGTGTTTGGCAAGCGCATGCTTGCCCCCAAGATGCCCACCTGCGAAACCTCTACTAAAGCCTTCAAAT CCAAACCATTCCCTAAAGACTCATCCCCTAGCCACAGCCTGTCTGGAGTTTACACTAAAAGCAGCTCCTCTTCCACCTCCAGTGGGTATGACTATACCCATGATGCCGAAGCCGCTCACATGGCTGCCACTGCCATTCTTAACCTGTCCACCCGTTGCTGGGAGAGACCTGAAAACCTCAGCACCAGTCAGCCAGACCAGGGCAGCAAG GACATGGAGATCGAAGTAGATGAAAATGGCACACTGGATCTCAGCATGAAGAAACCCAAGAGGGAAGGAGTCAGGTCACCAGACCCATCCTCatcttcatcgtcatcatctcaCCATCACGGCGTCACCTCACCTCACTCTAGCCACACCTACCAACAAGAAGAGTGGGAGGGGCCTCTGGACTACACCAAGTCAAACCGACAGAAAGAGGAGGAGCTGGAGCCAGATGAG GTGGAGTACACCATACATTCATATGCCTCctctgatgaagatgatgaagccACTCAGGAGAGTGTGGAGGACAGGAAGTACCCTGGTGAAGTCACAACCTCCAGCTATAAGGTCAAGTTCCAGCCAAAGGACTGCAAGAAAGAGGTCTTGTT atgtcCCACCCCTGGTTGTGATGGCAGTGGACATATAACTGGGAACTATGCATCCCATCGCAG ATGCCCTACCCCAGGTTGTGATGGATCAGGCCACATCACTGGAAACTATGCTTCCCATAGAAG TCTGTCTGGATGTCCACGTGCCAAGAAGGGAGCAATCAAAACCACCCCAACTAAGGATGACAAGGAAGACTCTGAGCTCCTAAA GTGCCCGGTGCCAGGTTGTGACAGTCTGGGGCATATCAGTGGGAAATACGCCACCCACCGCAGTGCCTATGGGTGCCCACTGGCAGCACGCCGGCAGAAGGAGGGCATGTTAAATGGCACACCATTCTCCTGGAAGGCCTTTAAGTCTGAGGGCCCAACCTGCCCCACGCCAGGGTGTGATGGATCAGGACATGCCAATGGCAGCTTCCTCACTCATCGCAG TCTATCAGGTTGCCCTAGAGCTTCAGCTAACAAGAAGCGAGCTAGGTTCCCAGGAGATGATTACATCAGCAAGAAATTCAGGGCAAGTGATG TTCTCGACAATGATGAAGAGATAAAACAGCTAAACAAAGAGATCAATGAGCTGAATGAATCCAACTCTGAAATGGAGGCAGACATGGCCAACCTCCACACACAG
- the LOC127419757 gene encoding myelin transcription factor 1-like isoform X4: MKLCKTFLENEFRGQLLSQRWTRGDRVSSCENKRSMKIKMSQDTDDKRTRTRSKGIRVPLELVGQEYSCPTPGCDGLGHVSGKYARHRSALGCPLAKKRKLQEAEEYQTASKKKPNPLKLAMDDGFNADSDTNSETEAKDEWAESEEDTADKEVDAKEKTPTSEVMTVDNSQVDQEGNKTTVRDTSSPVRENESEKEQVNTEVTSIQQITMDTETEEELQVAAEIQAREEEVEEEGEDITEEERVTQQLKQTEEPVQTVEEEEEEEEEGGEEETQCLSQKNNSDHQYYSGDFGKVQTKEIGETEKDSEDDDDEEEEEGDEEEELTPVETSESLMAPVTTALAQELEPHMITHSNIEPDHPLGEDEEEEEDDEEERDDASDKASHTVVIELGSEGEEEEEEEEDEGEEEEADEADDEDLDSMSHRSEVTDDSETYDMTRGNLGLLEQAIALKAEQIGRSSEESLSSEQQHYHSPEERMSQAMDITARRGYYGSRSEKKEIKCPTPGCDGTGHVTGLYPHHRSLSGCPHKDRIPPEILAMHENVLKCPTPGCTGQGHVNSNRNTHRSLSGCPIAAAGKHKSLEKQPQPQTSVGDPSTVSLNSDRVLRPMCFVKQLEIPQYGSYRPNAMPATPRANLAKELEKYSKVSFDYATFDVQVFGKRMLAPKMPTCETSTKAFKSKPFPKDSSPSHSLSGVYTKSSSSSTSSGYDYTHDAEAAHMAATAILNLSTRCWERPENLSTSQPDQGSKDMEIEVDENGTLDLSMKKPKREGVRSPDPSSSSSSSSHHHGVTSPHSSHTYQQEEWEGPLDYTKSNRQKEEELEPDEVEYTIHSYASSDEDDEATQESVEDRKYPGEVTTSSYKVKFQPKDCKKEVLLCPTPGCDGSGHITGNYASHRSLSGCPLADKSLRTLMAAHTAELKCPTPGCDGSGHITGNYASHRSLSGCPRAKKGAIKTTPTKDDKEDSELLKCPVPGCDSLGHISGKYATHRSAYGCPLAARRQKEGMLNGTPFSWKAFKSEGPTCPTPGCDGSGHANGSFLTHRSLSGCPRASANKKRARFPGDDYISKKFRASDVLDNDEEIKQLNKEINELNESNSEMEADMANLHTQISSMEKNLKSIEEENKLIEEKNEALFMELSGLSQTLIRSLANIRLPQMQEPITEQNFDTYVDTLTHMFTDKECYQNPDNRALLESINQAVKGIEV; the protein is encoded by the exons AGAATGAGTTTAGAGGGCAGCTGCTGAGCCAGAGGTGGACACGAGGGGACAGAGTCAGCAGTTGTGAGAACAAGAGGAGTATGAAAATAAAG ATGAGCCAAGACACAGATGATAAGCGTACAAGGACACGCTCAAAAGGCATCAGAG TTCCTCTTGAGCTTGTTGGACAAGAATACAG CTGCCCTACCCCAGGATGTGACGGTTTAGGCCATGTCAGTGGAAAGTATGCACGACACAGAAG TGCATTGGGTTGTCCATTGGCTAAGAAAAGAAAACTTCAAGAGGCAGAAGAGTATCAAACAGCCTCTAAAAAGAAGCCCAACCCCCTTAAGCTGGCCATGGATGATGGGTTCAATGCAGACAGTGACACAAACAGTGAAACAGAAGCAAAAGATGAGTGGGCAGAGTCTGAAGAGGACACAGCTGATAAAGAGGTGGATGCAAAGGAAAAGACACCAACGTCAGAAGTAATGACAG TGGATAATTCACAAGTGGACCAAGAAGGGAACAAGACAACTGTCAGAGACACATCAAGTCCAGTGCGAGAGAATGAAAGTGAGAAGGAGCAAGTGAATACTGAGGTCACGTCCATCCAACAAATCACCATGGATACTGAGACTGAGGAGGAGCTTCAGGTTGCCGCAGAGATTCAGGCTCGAGAGGAAGAGGTAGAGGAGGAAGGAGAAGACATTACAGAAGAGGAAAGAGTGACTCAGCAGCTGAAACAGACTGAAGAGCCTGTACAGACagtagaggaagaagaggaggaggaagaggaaggagGAGAAGAGGAAACACAATGTTTGAGCCAGAAGAACAACTCAGACCACCAGTACTACAGTGGAGACTTTGGAAAAGTTCAGACCAAAGAGATTGGGGAGACAGAGAAGGAcagtgaagatgatgatgatgaggaggaggaggaaggggATGAGGAGGAGGAGTTGACCCCGGTAGAAACTTCCGAATCCCTAATGGCCCCTGTCACCACTGCTTTAGCTCAGGAATTAGAACCACACATGATAACACACAGTAACATAGAACCAGACCACCCTCTTGGtgaagatgaggaggaggaggaagatgatGAAGAAGAGAGAGATGATGCTTCGGATAAAGCCTCACACACTGTAGTCATCGAGCTAGGCTCAGagggagaggaagaggaagaagaagaggaagatgaAGGAGAAGAGGAGGAAGCAGATGAAGCAGATGATGAAGATTTGGATAGCATGTCTCATAGATCAGAGGTGACAGATGACTCAGAAACATATGACATGACAAGGGGGAACCTGGGACTGCTGGAACAAGCCATTGCACTAAAAGCTGAGCAGATAGGACGCAGTTCTGAAGAGAGCCTCTCTTCTGAGCAGCAGCACTACCACAGCCCAGAGGAGAGGATGAGTCAGGCAATGGACATCACAGCTCGCAGAGGATACTATG GTTCTAGATCAGAGAAGAAGGAAATAAAGTGCCCCACTCCAGGGTGTGATGGGACAGGTCATGTGACTGGACTATACCCACACCACCGCAGCCTTTCTGGGTGCCCACACAAGGATAGAATCCCTCCAGAGA TCTTGGCAATGCATGAGAACGTACTGAAGTGTCCAACACCTGGATGCACTGGGCAGGGACATGTGAACAGCAACCGCAACACACATCGCAG TCTGTCTGGCTGCCCTATTGCTGCAGCAGGTAAACACAAGAGTCTTGAAAAGCAGCCACAGCCCCAGACCTCTGTCGGTGATCCATCCACTGTTAGCTTAAACTCCGACAGAGTTCTCAG GCCGATGTGTTTTGTGAAGCAGCTGGAGATCCCTCAGTACGGCAGCTACAGGCCCAATGCCATGCCCGCCACTCCTCGTGCCAACCTGGCCAAGGAGCTTGAGAAGTATTCCAAGGTGTCCTTTGACTATGCAACCTTCGATGTGCAGGTGTTTGGCAAGCGCATGCTTGCCCCCAAGATGCCCACCTGCGAAACCTCTACTAAAGCCTTCAAAT CCAAACCATTCCCTAAAGACTCATCCCCTAGCCACAGCCTGTCTGGAGTTTACACTAAAAGCAGCTCCTCTTCCACCTCCAGTGGGTATGACTATACCCATGATGCCGAAGCCGCTCACATGGCTGCCACTGCCATTCTTAACCTGTCCACCCGTTGCTGGGAGAGACCTGAAAACCTCAGCACCAGTCAGCCAGACCAGGGCAGCAAG GACATGGAGATCGAAGTAGATGAAAATGGCACACTGGATCTCAGCATGAAGAAACCCAAGAGGGAAGGAGTCAGGTCACCAGACCCATCCTCatcttcatcgtcatcatctcaCCATCACGGCGTCACCTCACCTCACTCTAGCCACACCTACCAACAAGAAGAGTGGGAGGGGCCTCTGGACTACACCAAGTCAAACCGACAGAAAGAGGAGGAGCTGGAGCCAGATGAG GTGGAGTACACCATACATTCATATGCCTCctctgatgaagatgatgaagccACTCAGGAGAGTGTGGAGGACAGGAAGTACCCTGGTGAAGTCACAACCTCCAGCTATAAGGTCAAGTTCCAGCCAAAGGACTGCAAGAAAGAGGTCTTGTT atgtcCCACCCCTGGTTGTGATGGCAGTGGACATATAACTGGGAACTATGCATCCCATCGCAG TCTCTCTGGTTGTCCCCTTGCTGATAAAAGTCTTCGGACCCTCATGGCTGCCCACACTGCTGAACTCAA ATGCCCTACCCCAGGTTGTGATGGATCAGGCCACATCACTGGAAACTATGCTTCCCATAGAAG TCTGTCTGGATGTCCACGTGCCAAGAAGGGAGCAATCAAAACCACCCCAACTAAGGATGACAAGGAAGACTCTGAGCTCCTAAA GTGCCCGGTGCCAGGTTGTGACAGTCTGGGGCATATCAGTGGGAAATACGCCACCCACCGCAGTGCCTATGGGTGCCCACTGGCAGCACGCCGGCAGAAGGAGGGCATGTTAAATGGCACACCATTCTCCTGGAAGGCCTTTAAGTCTGAGGGCCCAACCTGCCCCACGCCAGGGTGTGATGGATCAGGACATGCCAATGGCAGCTTCCTCACTCATCGCAG TCTATCAGGTTGCCCTAGAGCTTCAGCTAACAAGAAGCGAGCTAGGTTCCCAGGAGATGATTACATCAGCAAGAAATTCAGGGCAAGTGATG TTCTCGACAATGATGAAGAGATAAAACAGCTAAACAAAGAGATCAATGAGCTGAATGAATCCAACTCTGAAATGGAGGCAGACATGGCCAACCTCCACACACAG